The following DNA comes from Vigna radiata var. radiata cultivar VC1973A chromosome 4, Vradiata_ver6, whole genome shotgun sequence.
GGCGTTGTTAATGATGTGGTGGTCACTTGGCTGAGATGATCAAAATCATGTGATCGTCGTCGAAACTAGAACTCCAGTAGTGACAGCGGTAGACGTTGGCACCGTCGATAATGATAAATGACACCGCCAACAAGGATAGATGACACCGCTGCCAGCAACAACAGGTGTAATGACAGAgacaacaacatttttttcttaaaataacttcAAGTTAAAGATACGatattgaatatagtaaaaaatatgtataaaattaatctttcgTTATGTTAAACATAGCCATATTATCTCTATTTATAATGTTGAATATGTAAActgaataaaaatacaaataaaaataataataaattaacttaaaatcagtcaataaaagatatgagtgaaaaaagtaattattgttTCCcggttaaataataaaattaaaggcATATGAAAATTAGacttaaaacatgtttatatatttcataaggaaaataatttaataaagatatcatattatttatatagaatgGTATGcactgaattattttatttttcactaacAGGGCtgaacttttttatatttgactttggtattctttagttttttcttttcgaaattgcaaataaatatatgtatatttttaatttgtatactttcaaaatttatatacaccAAAGACGCATACATTTGAATATGTAATGTAAACTCACACaatagtaattttaattatttataattatttttaaatatattttgcagACCCATCACTAATTTACATGATATAACTAATGAAACTAATTGATCATGTATTTTACTTATACATATACGTTTCCATgtaagtatatttatatttttatcatattaagatataaacaatttatgagaaaaatgaaaaataatataatttaatatatgtgtgtgtgaactattattttttaaaagaaaatttgcttaattatttttagggagtaaaattatttcattaaaatacaAGACCAAGGATAATGGTAAATGGTGTATCTCTCTGTATAATTGTTTATGTTCTCTTTCCTGAAAGTAGAACTCTGTAATCATTCACAGATAAAccctaatttctttttcaaagccAAATTCAGAAGAAAACTATCAGTTTACTCAAGCACCTGGTCAGGGCTTGGATCTGCGCGTATGGAAGCAGGTTTCTCGCATCAAACTCATAGCAGCTGGAAAAGGGTTCGACTGGGAGTAAGGTTACCTCTGCTTTCTTTAAATTTCGCTTAATCTCTGGAAGTTTTAGGcttcaatttactttttatgcTTCATAGTCTTTCAAGCCGATGCTAAATAATTGGCAAACTGCTTCAGTTTCTATAATTGATAAATCAATTGATGTTCTGCTTAAGCTCTGGATGGTTTTAGCATCGTTGGATACACGTTGAGACTTCAGATAGATAAATTTAATTGAGTAAGCATTAACTTTTTAGCATATGAGTGTGTTCAGTGTCCCATTTAACACCTACAACGCAGTTGGCTACTTAATCATGAATGTGGTGTGAATTGCGCGAGAGCCATTCCTCTTATCTAAATTAATGAACAATATATTTGAAACGTAGAGTGGAGGAAAAGTGGATATCTGTTTCTATTATTTCTTTGATATCATAAAGTTAGATTCTGCTAAAGTGGACTGATAATAGAGAATTATGCATACTTGTGTACTTAAATAGCCGTGTGGAAATGTCTTTAGTTGTTTTGTACTGTTTATTTTGATTGTGTTATTGAAATCTTGCGCCCTTCATTTCTTTAATGGAGATTGTATAATTATATCTAAAGTAACTTTGATTTACTCCTGGCACAATTTCTCAACGAAGCATTGCCCTTCCAATCAGGTACCACCTTTGTGGGATCATTGAGACAAACCTTTGCATCTTTCATCTGTGTGATATTTTTGGACATGTGAAACAACATTTTCGGAAGTGAACTGGAGCTGAACTCTGAATATTGACTGCAATAGTTATGGATTCTTCTGTCGTTGTGGGTAGCTCAATTTCCGAGCCTCATCATGAGATGGAATTTGAATCTCATGAAGCTGCATATGCATTTTACAAAGAATATGCTAAGTCTGCAGGGTTTGGCACTGCTAAGCTGAGCAGCCGGCGATCTAGGGCATCCAAAGAATTTATTGATGCCAAATTTTCATGTATAAGATATGGTAATAAGCAGCAATCTGATGATGCAATTAATCCACGTCCTTCTCCAAAAATTGGTTGTAAAGCTAGTATGCATGTAAAGAGAAGGCAAGATGGTAAATGGTATGTCTACAGCTTCGTGAAGGAGCATAATCACGAACTTTTACCAGCTCAAGCTCATTTTTTCCGGAGTCACAGGAGTTCTGATCCACTAGGTAATGATGTTCGAGTGCGTAGGCGAAAATCCTCAAATGCAGTTTCTAAATTATTTAGTGCATATCAGAATGTCGATTGCTTAGAAAACTTTGTGAAACATCAACATGATAAAGGACGGAGTTTGGTTCTAGAAGCAGGACATGCTCAATTACTTCTTGAACTCTTTATGCACATGCAAGAAGAGAACCCAAAATTCTTCTATGCAgttgatttgaatgaagaacaTCGACTAAGAAATGTGTTCTGGGTTGATGCTAAAGGCTTGGAAGATTTTACGTACTTTTCTGATGTTGTCTCTTTTGACACAACATATTTTACTAGCAAATATAAAATACCGTTGGTACTTTTCCTTGGAGTAAACCATCACATTCAACCAACATTGCTTGGTTGTGCATTGATTGCTGACGAGACAATATTTACCTATGCTTGGTTACTGCAAACATGGCTGATAGCAATGGGGGAGCGAGCACCACAAGTGCTTCTGACTGACCAAAATGACGCTATTAAAGCAGCTGTTGCCACTTTTCTTCCAGGAACACGCCACTGTTTTTGTTTGTGGCATATTTTGGAAAAGATACCAAAGCAACTACAAATTTTAGGCGCATGGCATGATAGCTTTATGgaaaaatttaacaaatgtATATACAAATCATGGAATGAGGAGCAATTTGAAAAGAGATGGTGGAAGTTGGTTGACAGCTTTAGCCTTGGAGATGTTGAGTGGGTTCGATCCTTATATGATGACCGCACATATTGGGTGCCAACATTTATGAAAGATATTTCCTTTGCTGGCTTGTCTACTAGTTCTCGTTCTGAATGTTTAAATTCATTGGTTGACAAGTATATCCATGTTGATTCTTCTTTGAGAGAATTTATAGAACAATATAGAGTGATTCTTGAAGACAGGCATGAAGAGGAAGCCAAAGCAAATTTTGATGCCTGGCATGAAACACCTGACCTGAAGTCTCCTTCCccttttgaaaaacaaatgcTGTTAGTCTACACACATGAAATTTTTAGAAAGTTCCAGGTTGAGGTGTTGGGTGCAGCTGCTTGCCATCTTAAGAAAGAAAGTGACGGCGTGACTACTGCTTATACtgttaaagattttgaaaataatcaaaactatTTGGTAGAATGGAACACCTCCAGCTCAGATATATGCTGTTCATGTCGTTTGTTTGAATATAAAGGTTATCTCTGCAGACATGCTATTGTTGTTCTACAAATGTCTGGTGTTTTCAGCATTCCACCAAAGTATATATTGAAAAGATGGACGAATGCTGCTATGAGCAGGCATCCTATTGGTGAAAAGTTGGAAGAGGTTCAATCAAAGGTGCGGAGATTCAATGATTTGTGTAGGCGGGCCATTATATTAGGCGAAGAAGGTTCTTTATCAGAGGAAAGTTACTACATGGCCTTAGGTGCCATCAGTGAGGCACTAAAACAATGTGTAAATTTTAGCAACCCTGTTGAGAATGGTATGAGACCTGATTCCTCAGGTACCCATGTTTGTAATGTTGAAGAAGAATATCGATCTATTATTACATCTAACAATAAGGCCCCTGGTCCGAAACTGAATATGGGAAAGAAAGCTGTGAGAACTGGTGTAGCTTGTAGGAATCAAGGAAGTATTGAAAACAGTGGAGGCGATAAAGGAAAGGTCAGCTGTTCTGTTCTTTAATGATTGACCTCCTAgtactttttattaaatgtaaCCAAGTTTGTTCCCTTTTATGCTATAGGTATCTCTCGTTGAAGCAGGTAGTGGGAAAGATGGTTTTCAACATATGGTATGCTATTCCGTGACTCTTATGATTGCCATCATATATCCATCGttatattttcttgtatttttaatgAATGTATTTTGCCAATTCATCAAATTCCATGAGAAACTTGTTTTTTGGGACCGAGCTCTTctactacattttgttttgttatatgTATAGAACATAATATGATATCCTCAAgcattgaaaaatttaaaataaattaaataaaatgaaaactaaagaaaaaaggaTGCTAGGAGTGCAGTAGAGCCGCGGAGACCCTTTTGCATATTTAATAAGACAGCAACATCCCCTCAAAACACACCATTAGCCACGACCTGGGAAGAAcctaagtgaaaaaaaaaaatctatccaaaagagaaaacataggGGCAAGGGAGGAATATGTGCTGTTTTGTTGCAACTAGTGTGCTGTTTTCAAGCTAGATTTATCTGTCACTGTCTCTCTCAGAGAGAATCATTTGAAGCCTTGGTCTGTTTTGTCCTGTTTTGATGATTTTGActgttttagatattttaacttttcaataGACCGTTGATGGAGGATAACGCTGTCCTACAGGCTGTTTTCACCGAATATTTTGTCATGCTAGTGTGTTATGTGATTTGAGGACTAATTGACTGTCCGTCTTTACCTGTGGGATAATTCAAGCTGATCTGATTATCAATGACAAATGCATGTTGAGACTTTGTGTTCAGAAGGGGAAAGTAAATGAGAGCAGGCCgagtttagattttttattgGATGATAAATTATGCAGATTTTAACCTTTGCATATCATGTACAGAAAGAACTGATCGGTATCTGTAATCTTGCATCTGCGTATTCATTTATGTTGTGTCAATGCCTGCAAACATTCAGTGTCTGTATTCTTAATGAAACAATTTcataaatttcattcaaatattaGTGACAGAACGGGGTCTAACATGGTCCAAAGgttttgatttctttatttGCATGTTATAGGAGCTTACTGATCCGAGATCGCAGGGTGTCATGCCAATGCAGTTTCACAACGTGGTACCTTCTCTGTTCCATAATGTTTCGGCCCCATTTCACACTACACCTTCACCTCATATGCATGAGAATCGTTAGCGTGATGAGAATTTGCTTTTAAATGGATCTTGAAACCTTGCACAGGGCTGTAAATAAGAACTGGCACTATTCGAAGGCACTATACTTCTCACTTTATGTTATGTGTTGCAGAGAGGCCAGGTGGCAATTGAATGTGAGAGAGTTTGTGCTAACTTGAGTATCCTTATATTCTAAAAAAGGTAGGCTCAACATCAATGGTCAATCTAgttggtttttctttcttttctcttttctttttggttgttagGTTGAACTTTGACGCATTGGAGTTTTTAACTCAATATTATTGAGTAAACAAATGCACTTCCTCCACTATTGTTGAATCATTTCTGATGAAAAGagtaatatatgaaattaatcttTAGAATTACAAACAATGGTCgatttaataattgaatttgtgaaaacattattcaattattaaaattataaagattgaCCATTTTAGtcttcattcttttatttaaaatataaaaagaataatttgacAATCTTCAAATTAAGATAACTGTAAATTGAATACTTAGGAAGTCAAGTGATGCCGTTGtcaaattaaaaactatatatatcaaAACTCGTAGTCGAAGTGTTCCGAAGGTACAGAAAAACTCTATTTCATGGATGCATTGTGGTTGAAATTCATGTAAATGCTTTTATGATAAATACTATAACGATGAGATAAAGAATGAATAGAAAGATTGAGATTATAAGGAAATGGAAGTTGGGTGGAAGAGAGAAGGTAGATGTACGTCAAATATCTTACTGTTTCCCAGGAATCTATATATGACCAATCATCTGAATGAAGATCATTTTCCACATGGAGACACATGCAGCCTGTTGACAATCATCTTACCGTAAGAAATGGCAGGATCATGGGTTATAAATCGTTTAGTCAAACTAAATTCAAAGTAGGCAAGAACTTCGTGCatcttttgtattatatttatttatttatatcaaatttaatggAGGGAAAAGTTGGTGTGCCACCTGACTGTCAGGTTTTGTGCGAAATCTTAGTAGAAACAAACAAGATAAAGAAAACTTGTTTATTTGacaatgtttctttatttttttatgctatTGTTCCTGATTCCCATAACTTGGCACAAAATCTTGCGGATAATGTTTTCTGGACATTACTGGCTGGTCGGATTCTTCCTCCTCAATGCAAAGCCAGTGAGCTAAAATAATTGAGAAACTCGCGCACATGgacaaactatattttaaacGAGTTATTGCATTCGCTTTTGGATTTCTTGATTTGAcagataaaaatatacaattttcgTTCTCCAAATCTGATACACATGAAAAACAAAGTATGTGTATAGAAAACATAACAGCAGTACAAATTGATATTGCAATTATTATTTGTGAAGAGATcgtttaaaaaaggaaaaaaaaaatgatatgttGGGGTTGTCCCTATCGACAAGCGGTAAAGGACCCATATGCAAGTGGGTCATTTTTCAGTGTGACCACAAAGCTAACTGGATTAATTACTAGTATGATACACCTTTTAATCAGGTTCACGTACACAGATTCTGATACCGACAACAATAGTTATTTTTGCGGCATATTAGGTTAAACCAAGTGCATTCATTATGGAAGTAAACCTCCTTTCCCTAAGTCCAAAATAAGTAGGGAGACAAAGATTTAGGTACCTGTGGGGGCACATTACAATGTACTAATACTATTAGCAGAACTCCTCCATTGGTGGAACATGACAGCATCCTAAGTCCATTTACCTAGGAGAAAAACCCTCCCAAGTTCATGAACCTCCTTTTACAAGTTGATTTGACAAACTAAATGAAAGAATTTCTAATAATGTTTTGGCcgcatttaatcacatgtattAAAATCCAAGCTTCACATGAACATTCCTCCATTTGACAGCTCTCAGAACTTGAAATGAACATTACATTTATAGATGTGCACTCTAATTAAAGGACTTCACTTAAATGAACTTTCcgtaacagaaaaaaaaaacatatacaacaccaacaagataaatataaaacGATGGGAAAACGTCATTGTCGCATTTGgtgatgagaaaaaaagaagcacAGTAATAATTAGTACTTATAATTTGACAATAAATGAGAAGAGAAGGAGTTTGAATTTAGGAGGTCCCAATAGAAGTGTAAAAGATAGGAGTATATAGAATAGAATAGAAGCCTGAAAGTGTGATAATTTAGTTCCTTGACCTTTCTCGTCTCTCCACCATGTGCATAATCTCCATCTGTCACACCATTTCCTTCTACCCACAAGCTTATCCCATCCCTCCCATGTTCACGTGTTCCTCTTAATAtttcttcaaattatttaaaaagagagagagagagaagaaatttTATCCAGATCACTTCACCAGTTGCGAACTCTGTAAGGGGCAAATTCGTCATTCTACCAAAACTTCAATCGACAGTATAAATATGATTGTCAGAATCCAAAACTCCCATGCAAGTAGCCACACAAACACACCTTCTCACCGTTTTATTAACTTCACTCACAGATAGATACATTGTTTTCACGACATCACACCATATAGTAGGCTGCAAACACCGCAAGTAAGTATTACGTAACCAACTTCCACCGCAATCAAAATGGGTGCGGCTAGGTTTATGACCGGGATGCTGCTGTTATTCATGGCACTCAGCTCCGGCGTGCGCTCGTGTCCGCCATCCGACAGGGCTGCGCTGCTTGCCTTCAGGGCGGCGCTCCACGAACCCTACCTCGGAATCTTCAACTCGTGGACTGGCGCCGACTGCTGCCACAACTGGTACGGCGTGAGCTGTGACCAGGAAACCCACCGCGTCGCCGACATCACCCTCCGCGGCGAGTCGGAGGAGCCGATCTTCGAGCGAGCTCACCGGACTGGCTACATGACCGGCTACATCTCGCCGGCGATCTGCAAGCTCCCGCGTCTCTCCAGCATCATCATCGCAGACTGGAAGGGAATCTCCGGCGAGATCCCCCGCTGCATCACAACCCTACCGTTCCTCCGCATCGTCGACTTCATCGGAAACCGCATCTCCGGCAGCATCCCCGCAGACATCGGCAGGCTCCAGCGCCTCACGGTGCTTAACTTCGCCGACAACCAAATCTCCGGCACGATCCCCGCGTCGCTCGCGAACCTCACGAGTCTCATGCACTTGGATCTCCGTAACAACCTCCTCTCCGGGCCCATTCCCAGGAACTTCGGTTCTCTTCGAATGCTGAGCAGGGCCTTGCTGAGTGGAAACCGCCTTAGTGGGCCCATCCCGGGCTCGGTTTCACTCATTTACCGTCTGGCAGATCTGGATCTGTCTCGGAACCAACTTTCTGGGCTGATTCCGCAGTCTCTGGGTAAAATGGCGGTGCTATCGACTCTGAATTTGGACTTCAATAAACTTTCTGGGCCCATTCCCGTGAGCCTGTTTAGTTCCGGGATCAGTGACCTAAACTTGAGCCGAAACGCTTTGCAAGGTAACATACCCAACGCGTTTGGGCCAAGGTCTTATTTCACTGCTCTTGATCTGTCCTACAATAATCTGAAAGGGGCCATACCCAAATCCATTTCCTCTGCTTCCTACATTGGACACTTGGATTTGAGTCATAACCATCTCTGTGGCAAGATTCCCCTTGGATCTCCCTTCGATCATCTCGAAGCGTCGTCGTTTGTCTACAACGATTGTCTCTGCGGGAAGCCACTCAAACCTTGCTAATCTTCCTCCAACAAATATtgtacaattaattaattaattaatcaatcaatcaataattaattactgtttttattacttattacaAACTCACTCTCCCAAACTATATATCTGTAATTTGCAATAGGAAATTAGATTGCATGATCATGTATTTGTTCTGTTTTTAAGtgatatatatatgtttggCGCTACGCTAAATAAAATTCGAGTTTTCTTCCCTCCGCGCACGTCCTTATTGCATGAATTTTGTATCAACTTGTCGCTCTATTCTTCCCTTTCGTTGCAATCATTGGATTGGGttgatttgatttcatgaaAAGGAGGTAATATGGAAGGGACTAACACCGAAAGACCCTCTTTCATGCTAACAAATTTATaagattcaataaaattatattctattcGTTATAGGAATGGatgaaacaaaaacattttaccAAATATTGGAAATGTTATAAATGCTAAAAGTAGgctgttaaaaaaataagagaaagataTTGGGAGAATTGTAACTCCTCAAAATGATAATAAAGTTAttgttaattaagaaaaagCTTGTTGTAACTCCTCAAAAGACtgttcttttaatttctaattcaaTGTTGAAAAGGAATATTTTTCgacaaaaatatactaaaaataaaaataactttaaggGTGTGTTCTTTTGAGGGAGAGAAATTGTGGGAGAGTGAATGGATGGATTTGAGGgtgaattaattgttgtttttttgagtggatttggaggtaaacgagagtagatttggaagtaaagtgtctgagaattagtgtaggatttgattgatttgacagataaaaaaaatttgtttaattgataaaaattgaagattactaaAATACCCTtagtagtaaaaataatataagatgataattattaa
Coding sequences within:
- the LOC106759209 gene encoding protein FAR1-RELATED SEQUENCE 4 isoform X2: MDSSVVVGSSISEPHHEMEFESHEAAYAFYKEYAKSAGFGTAKLSSRRSRASKEFIDAKFSCIRYGNKQQSDDAINPRPSPKIGCKASMHVKRRQDGKWYVYSFVKEHNHELLPAQAHFFRSHRSSDPLGNDVRVRRRKSSNAVSKLFSAYQNVDCLENFVKHQHDKGRSLVLEAGHAQLLLELFMHMQEENPKFFYAVDLNEEHRLRNVFWVDAKGLEDFTYFSDVVSFDTTYFTSKYKIPLVLFLGVNHHIQPTLLGCALIADETIFTYAWLLQTWLIAMGERAPQVLLTDQNDAIKAAVATFLPGTRHCFCLWHILEKIPKQLQILGAWHDSFMEKFNKCIYKSWNEEQFEKRWWKLVDSFSLGDVEWVRSLYDDRTYWVPTFMKDISFAGLSTSSRSECLNSLVDKYIHVDSSLREFIEQYRVILEDRHEEEAKANFDAWHETPDLKSPSPFEKQMLLVYTHEIFRKFQVEVLGAAACHLKKESDGVTTAYTVKDFENNQNYLVEWNTSSSDICCSCRLFEYKGYLCRHAIVVLQMSGVFSIPPKYILKRWTNAAMSRHPIGEKLEEVQSKVRRFNDLCRRAIILGEEGSLSEESYYMALGAISEALKQCVNFSNPVENGMRPDSSGTHVCNVEEEYRSIITSNNKAPGPKLNMGKKAVRTGVACRNQGSIENSGGDKGKVSLVEAGSGKDGFQHMELTDPRSQGVMPMQFHNVRGQVAIECERVCANLSILIF
- the LOC106759209 gene encoding protein FAR1-RELATED SEQUENCE 4 isoform X1, with amino-acid sequence MDSSVVVGSSISEPHHEMEFESHEAAYAFYKEYAKSAGFGTAKLSSRRSRASKEFIDAKFSCIRYGNKQQSDDAINPRPSPKIGCKASMHVKRRQDGKWYVYSFVKEHNHELLPAQAHFFRSHRSSDPLGNDVRVRRRKSSNAVSKLFSAYQNVDCLENFVKHQHDKGRSLVLEAGHAQLLLELFMHMQEENPKFFYAVDLNEEHRLRNVFWVDAKGLEDFTYFSDVVSFDTTYFTSKYKIPLVLFLGVNHHIQPTLLGCALIADETIFTYAWLLQTWLIAMGERAPQVLLTDQNDAIKAAVATFLPGTRHCFCLWHILEKIPKQLQILGAWHDSFMEKFNKCIYKSWNEEQFEKRWWKLVDSFSLGDVEWVRSLYDDRTYWVPTFMKDISFAGLSTSSRSECLNSLVDKYIHVDSSLREFIEQYRVILEDRHEEEAKANFDAWHETPDLKSPSPFEKQMLLVYTHEIFRKFQVEVLGAAACHLKKESDGVTTAYTVKDFENNQNYLVEWNTSSSDICCSCRLFEYKGYLCRHAIVVLQMSGVFSIPPKYILKRWTNAAMSRHPIGEKLEEVQSKVRRFNDLCRRAIILGEEGSLSEESYYMALGAISEALKQCVNFSNPVENGMRPDSSGTHVCNVEEEYRSIITSNNKAPGPKLNMGKKAVRTGVACRNQGSIENSGGDKGKVSLVEAGSGKDGFQHMELTDPRSQGVMPMQFHNVVPSLFHNVSAPFHTTPSPHMHENR
- the LOC106759210 gene encoding DNA damage-repair/toleration protein DRT100, producing MGAARFMTGMLLLFMALSSGVRSCPPSDRAALLAFRAALHEPYLGIFNSWTGADCCHNWYGVSCDQETHRVADITLRGESEEPIFERAHRTGYMTGYISPAICKLPRLSSIIIADWKGISGEIPRCITTLPFLRIVDFIGNRISGSIPADIGRLQRLTVLNFADNQISGTIPASLANLTSLMHLDLRNNLLSGPIPRNFGSLRMLSRALLSGNRLSGPIPGSVSLIYRLADLDLSRNQLSGLIPQSLGKMAVLSTLNLDFNKLSGPIPVSLFSSGISDLNLSRNALQGNIPNAFGPRSYFTALDLSYNNLKGAIPKSISSASYIGHLDLSHNHLCGKIPLGSPFDHLEASSFVYNDCLCGKPLKPC